One Clostridia bacterium DNA window includes the following coding sequences:
- a CDS encoding S-layer homology domain-containing protein, whose protein sequence is MVFKTLERIIRAAAATTVIGLVFMAVSIGLAPTPSPPPAEAAEDAAGNYSQLASQAVEFIYNQYVQGQSVDADTAYILTLAEEGISLDQWVYQGKTLQESVLGSVYKTLKNPGAASAKALAQQLLIAKQWGWTDLADQLASALKERQKPRGGFDDSVYSDIPAYVALGQAGYLSVVDSAYAREYILKHQSQANDDTLGSWGASFDGTFYPDFLSTCQAIRALTYLPGWESGQEIQAAIDKGLSYLKKHLQDDGSVYVTQPFPEDPVVDTSELIVTLRFLGQDPASWKSSQGATPIDYMATEARNPDGSFGPIGNIMAAAKALHAYLSLGANPQFTVPPAPPARKGFADVNSGGWAWAQEAIETLAGAGIVQGTDGTHFQPGRAATRAEFVCLVVRALKLEGSGAGRFSDVSGNEWFAKEVASAAKAGVVRGFSDNSFRPNRLMTREEAAVMLDRALKLSGAGAGLSFKDRDSISSWARESVARVAAQGIVKGYQDGSFRPGTAVNRAQAAVMVYRALGWDKR, encoded by the coding sequence ATGGTCTTTAAGACGCTAGAGCGTATCATCAGAGCGGCAGCAGCTACGACGGTGATCGGGCTAGTTTTCATGGCGGTATCCATTGGCTTGGCTCCGACACCAAGCCCGCCTCCGGCAGAAGCAGCTGAGGATGCGGCTGGGAACTATAGCCAGCTAGCCAGCCAGGCGGTGGAGTTCATCTATAACCAGTACGTTCAAGGGCAGAGCGTTGATGCCGACACTGCCTACATATTGACTTTGGCTGAAGAAGGGATATCGCTAGACCAGTGGGTATACCAGGGCAAGACCTTACAGGAATCGGTTTTGGGGTCGGTCTACAAAACCCTCAAGAACCCCGGCGCAGCTAGCGCCAAAGCTTTGGCTCAGCAACTCTTGATTGCCAAGCAATGGGGGTGGACGGACTTGGCCGATCAATTGGCTTCCGCCTTAAAGGAAAGGCAGAAGCCCCGGGGTGGCTTTGACGACAGCGTCTATAGCGACATACCGGCTTATGTAGCTTTAGGTCAGGCTGGTTATCTGAGCGTGGTCGATTCGGCCTATGCCCGCGAATATATTTTGAAGCACCAAAGCCAGGCCAACGATGATACCTTAGGCAGCTGGGGGGCAAGCTTCGACGGCACTTTTTATCCCGATTTCTTGTCCACCTGTCAAGCCATTCGTGCTCTTACTTACTTACCCGGATGGGAGAGCGGTCAGGAGATACAGGCGGCAATAGATAAGGGACTTTCCTATCTCAAGAAGCATTTGCAGGACGACGGCAGCGTATACGTCACCCAGCCCTTCCCGGAGGATCCGGTGGTGGACACCAGCGAACTAATTGTCACTCTGCGGTTTCTAGGTCAAGATCCAGCCAGTTGGAAGAGCAGTCAAGGAGCGACTCCTATCGATTACATGGCAACCGAGGCCCGGAACCCCGATGGGAGTTTTGGCCCTATCGGTAACATCATGGCGGCAGCCAAAGCGCTTCACGCTTACTTATCACTGGGCGCCAATCCCCAGTTTACTGTTCCCCCAGCTCCACCGGCCCGCAAAGGCTTTGCCGACGTTAATTCCGGTGGCTGGGCTTGGGCCCAAGAAGCTATCGAGACTTTAGCGGGAGCGGGAATTGTTCAAGGAACAGACGGTACTCACTTTCAGCCCGGGCGTGCTGCCACTCGAGCCGAATTTGTTTGCCTGGTGGTCCGAGCCTTAAAGCTCGAGGGCAGCGGCGCAGGGCGCTTTAGCGATGTTAGCGGCAATGAGTGGTTTGCTAAAGAAGTAGCTTCCGCCGCCAAGGCCGGGGTAGTCCGCGGCTTCAGCGACAATAGCTTCCGGCCCAACCGGTTGATGACCAGGGAAGAAGCGGCCGTCATGCTGGACCGGGCTTTGAAGCTATCTGGGGCAGGAGCTGGACTAAGCTTTAAGGATCGGGACAGCATTTCCTCCTGGGCTCGGGAGAGCGTGGCCAGGGTGGCGGCCCAGGGAATTGTCAAAGGATACCAGGATGGGAGTTTTCGCCCCGGTACCGCGGTCAACCGAGCCCAGGCTGCGGTTATGGTTTACCGGGCCCTGGGGTGGGATAAGCGTTGA